The Ignicoccus hospitalis KIN4/I genome includes the window TAAGGTTTACAAGGACAGGAGGCACGCCGGGAGGGTCCTTGGCTCCTTCATGAAGTCTCACTCCCTAATCCCAGACCTAATAATGGCCATACCGGCCGGCGGCGTCCCCGTGGCCTTAGAGGTCGCGAAGGTATTGGGAGTTAAGATGGACATTATTATAGTGAAGAAGGTCTTGTACCCTTGGACTACGGAGGCGGGCTTCGGCGCGGTGGGCCCCTTGGGGACCGTGGTCTTGGGCCCCAGCCCCCTCAGCGAGGAGGAGGTTAAGCTTCAGCTGGCTGAGGCCTTGAAGAAGGTGGAGGAGAGGGAGAGGCTGTTGAGGAAGGGGAAGCCCTACCCGGACCTCACCGGCTTGACGGTCGCGGTGGTGGACGACGGCATAGCCGCGGGCTACACCATGTTGGCTGCGGTGGAGGCGGTGAGGAAGATGGGGGCGAGGGAGGTGTGGGCAGCAGCGCCCACAGCCAGCGTGGACGGCGCCGAGAGGGTGGCCCGGAAGGCGGACTTGGTGATAGTTCCCAACTTGAGGAGCGGGCCCTACTTCGCGGTGGCGGAAGCCTACGAGGTCTGGTACGACCTGGACGAAGAGGAAGTCCTCCAACTATTAGAGGAGGCTAAAAGCTTAGGGCTACTTTTGTAACGCAGAACAACTTGGAGTACGGGTCTGTCCTACTGCCCAAGTTCCTTTCCGTATATGCTTAAAAGCGAAAGTAGTAATACGTACCGAACGGCGTTGAGAAACGATCCCAGAGTGGCGTTAAGACGAGGGGGCTTAGGCAGCATAACCTCCATCGTGTTCATAACTCTAATAATACTAATGGCGCTGTTCTTGTTCGTCAAAATAACAAGCGTGTAGTTGGAAATACTTAAGGGGGTCAAGAAGCTCGTCGTGAAGACCGAGCTAGGGGGCTCGGCCGCGGAGATGTGTGCGGACGTGGTCTACGCGTGTTCTATAGGAGACCTCACTTTCCAACAGTCCAAGCCCTACCTAGTGTTCCACTGCGCCCCGCCGGAAGAGGGAAGGAAGATAAGGGCGGTGGAGGTCAAGCTCGAGGTCCTCTACACGACCACCGGGGAGAAGAAGGAGTTCGTGTTGTACATACCTAAGGAAAGGATTACGACCGTTAACGGGGTGGCCGTAAAGCACGTAAGCGCCCCTGGGGCGGCTTGCGGCCAAGAGGCCTCCGTGCTGGAGGACGTCGTAGGCTACGTCGACCCCGAAGGAGGGGGCGGCCGACACAATACTAATCTTGGACGACTGCGAGGGCCCCCTAAAGGCCTTAGAACGAGTCTACAGCGAGGTTGGGGTAGTCAAGTTCAACGACGTGGACGTGAAGCTGGCGCTCTTCGTGAGGGTCCTAGTCCCCGGAGAGCTCAAGGGCCTATCCTTAGAGGTCCAAGGGGAGCCCCAAGGTAGTGCAAGTGGAGAAGAGGCCCTTAAGCCAAGGGCTCTACTTGTTATGCTTCGAAGGTACTCAAAGGTACAACGTAACGGACGTGAAGCTCCTAGGTTTTCCCGCGTGGGCTGAGCCTACCTTTAACCCCTCCCGTAAGGCCTTCCCGGGCCTAGGACTTGAAGCCCCAACACTTGACCGCCAAGCCGGGAGAGGTGGCCGAGAAGGTAGTCGTGGTCGGCGACCCCGCGAGGGCCAGGGACGTGGCTAACAAGTTCTTGGAGGATGTCAAACTGGTGAGCGAGAACAGAGAGTTGCTGGTCTTCACCGGCACCTACAAGGGGAGTAGGGTGAGCGTGGCGGTCCACGGCATAGGTGCACCTTCTGCCGCGATAGTGATTGAGGAGCTCGCCATGCTTGGGGCTAAGGAAGTGGTTAGGTTGGGGACGGCCGGGAGCATGAAGAAGGAAATAGACGTGAAGGACGCGGTCGTGGTCACCGGGGCGGCGCACTACTGCGGGGGCACCTTGGGCGTCTACGCGCCAAACGTGTGCTTGCCCAACTCCCCGGACCCGTGGCTTACCGTGAAGCTGTACGAGAAGGCTAAAGAGGTCGGGCTGAGGGTCCACTATGGCCCCGTGGTAAGCAACGACGCCTTCTACGCTGAAAGCCCGGACTTCGTGGAGTTCTGGACTAAGAGGGGGGTGGTGGCGGTGGAGATGGAGTGTGCCACGCTCTTCGCCTTGGGCTGGATGAGGGGTTTAAGGACCGGGGCCTTAGTAGTAATAGCCGACAGCTTAGTAGACCCCAACAAGAAGGACCTCCTCCACCACGAGGAGCTCGCGGACGCCATGGACAAGGCCGCGAGGGCGGTGCTGGAGGCGCTCACCTCTTGAACTTCAAGGTTTACCTCTCGATTAAGAAGCTTTTGAGCGAGGGGTGCTCGGAGCTCCCCGCGGCGTGGGCGGCGGAGCTCAAGCTCTTGGACTGTTACGAGGACGGGGGGAAGGTGTGTTGTCCCTCCCCCGAGGAAGTGGCCCTCTGGGCAGTTATCAGGGGAGTAATGGGCGAGCACGAGGCCGCGAGCTACCTCAACTGGAAGGCCTTCGAATCTTACGTAGCTAGGGCGCTCGAGGAGGCGGGCTTCGAGACGCTGAAGAACGTGAGGGTCAGGGCGGGCGACAAGCTGGCGGAGTTCGACGTTATAGGCTACGACGGGGACAAGGTGATAGTGGTGGAGTGTAAGAGGTGGAGCGCCTTCCGGAGGTCTGCCCTCTTGAAGGTCGCGGAGGAACACAAGGCGAAAGTCGAGAGGGCCGCTTACTGGTTGGCCAAGCTCGGAAAGAGGGCGCTGCCGGTGGTGGTAACCCTAAGGGGGACCCCGATAAGGGAAGGGGCTCTGATAGTTCCCATAAAATCGTTTAAGGGGTTTATCGAAGAAGTGGACTTGGCTTTCCTAGAGGGCCCCGTGGTGACGCTCAGCAGCTCACGTTCATGAACTTCATGTGCTGTATCAAGGGCTCTCCCTTCTTCATCACTTCCCTCGCGAGCTCCCTGAAGGCCTTCCTTATGTAGTACGAGTTCTCATATACTTGGTCGTAGTCCGCGTACCTCCCCTTGACCTCTAACTTGTCCCTCCTGATCTCGAACTCCGAATTGGTGAGCACAGCTTCCCTCTTTATCTCCTTGTCTTCCTTGGTTCTGGTGGCTATCCTCACGCTCTCGGGAGTTACGGTTATGGTCAAGGCGGGGTTGAGCCTCTTGAGGACCACCCCTCCGTCGGCGACCTCCACGAACCACTTGGAGTCCCTCACCCTCAAGTAGTTCTTGCCCACGCTCACCGCGTTGGTCTCTTTAGCGTTGCCCAAGCACTCCAAGATAGAGCTTATCCTCTCTAGGACGTCGATCATGTACGTGTAAACGTTAGCCAAGTTTACAGCCTTGGCCCCCTCGAAGGGTATCCTCTCCCTCACCCTCTCCAGGGCCTCCACCTTGGCGTTCACGGATGCCTTAGCGTCCTCCAAGGCCTTCCAGACGTCCACCGCCCTTTACCCCGGCCGCTCTGGGGGGCAAAGGTAAAAGGCCTTCACGCCACAACTTTAGGCAA containing:
- a CDS encoding restriction endonuclease → MNFKVYLSIKKLLSEGCSELPAAWAAELKLLDCYEDGGKVCCPSPEEVALWAVIRGVMGEHEAASYLNWKAFESYVARALEEAGFETLKNVRVRAGDKLAEFDVIGYDGDKVIVVECKRWSAFRRSALLKVAEEHKAKVERAAYWLAKLGKRALPVVVTLRGTPIREGALIVPIKSFKGFIEEVDLAFLEGPVVTLSSSRS
- a CDS encoding purine-nucleoside phosphorylase; the encoded protein is MKPQHLTAKPGEVAEKVVVVGDPARARDVANKFLEDVKLVSENRELLVFTGTYKGSRVSVAVHGIGAPSAAIVIEELAMLGAKEVVRLGTAGSMKKEIDVKDAVVVTGAAHYCGGTLGVYAPNVCLPNSPDPWLTVKLYEKAKEVGLRVHYGPVVSNDAFYAESPDFVEFWTKRGVVAVEMECATLFALGWMRGLRTGALVVIADSLVDPNKKDLLHHEELADAMDKAARAVLEALTS
- a CDS encoding phosphoribosyltransferase, whose product is MGKIIYDPSLSERVKVYKDRRHAGRVLGSFMKSHSLIPDLIMAIPAGGVPVALEVAKVLGVKMDIIIVKKVLYPWTTEAGFGAVGPLGTVVLGPSPLSEEEVKLQLAEALKKVEERERLLRKGKPYPDLTGLTVAVVDDGIAAGYTMLAAVEAVRKMGAREVWAAAPTASVDGAERVARKADLVIVPNLRSGPYFAVAEAYEVWYDLDEEEVLQLLEEAKSLGLLL